In one window of bacterium DNA:
- a CDS encoding ribose-phosphate pyrophosphokinase, producing MSQLNDIQVFSGNANPELTREICDYLQIPVGDIEVSSFADGETCVHINENVRGKDVFVIQPTSPPGNQNIMELLIMIDAFSRSSAKRITAVIPYYGYARQDRKVQPRVPISSKLVANLIVVAGTDRVLTVDLHVGQIQGFFDIPVDNLFATPVIVEYFKKKEIKDLVLVSPDPGGVERARALASKLNASIAIIDKRRQTKNKAEVMNVIGEVEDKNLIILDDIIDTAGTLTEATNALKQKGALDIYACATHPVLSGPAIERINNSPIKEVVVTNTIPLREKAEKTNKITVLSVAKLLGEAIKRTHQESSVSSLFI from the coding sequence ATGTCACAACTTAACGATATACAAGTATTTTCTGGGAATGCTAATCCAGAATTAACCAGAGAAATATGTGATTATTTGCAAATACCAGTTGGAGATATAGAAGTAAGTTCATTTGCCGATGGAGAGACCTGTGTTCATATCAATGAAAATGTTCGAGGAAAGGATGTTTTTGTTATTCAGCCTACCTCTCCACCAGGAAATCAAAACATAATGGAACTTTTAATAATGATTGATGCCTTTAGTCGGTCATCGGCGAAACGGATTACTGCGGTCATACCTTACTATGGTTATGCTCGTCAGGATAGAAAGGTTCAACCACGGGTGCCAATTAGTTCTAAGTTAGTTGCAAATCTCATTGTTGTGGCGGGCACAGATAGGGTTTTGACCGTCGACCTTCATGTTGGACAGATACAGGGTTTTTTTGACATACCGGTTGATAATCTATTTGCCACACCAGTCATCGTCGAATATTTCAAGAAAAAGGAAATAAAAGATTTAGTTTTAGTTTCTCCGGACCCTGGTGGTGTCGAGCGAGCACGAGCACTTGCCAGTAAACTCAATGCCTCTATTGCTATTATTGATAAACGACGACAAACCAAAAATAAGGCTGAGGTAATGAATGTTATTGGTGAGGTTGAGGATAAAAATTTAATTATCCTCGATGATATAATTGATACCGCTGGCACATTAACCGAGGCAACTAATGCCTTGAAACAAAAGGGGGCATTAGATATATATGCCTGTGCTACTCATCCAGTATTATCTGGTCCAGCAATTGAACGAATTAATAATTCACCGATTAAAGAGGTGGTGGTAACCAATACTATCCCACTAAGAGAAAAAGCAGAAAAAACTAATAAAATTACAGTGCTCTCTGTGGCGAAACTCTTAGGTGAGGCAATAAAAAGAACTCATCAAGAATCCTCAGTTAGC